A genome region from Pristis pectinata isolate sPriPec2 chromosome 4, sPriPec2.1.pri, whole genome shotgun sequence includes the following:
- the mlnr gene encoding motilin receptor isoform X2, with the protein MANASNSTFRCDESCPLFPVSTLIPVTVVCIVLFIVGVTGNALTVLIIRRYKDMKTTTNLYLSSMAVSDLLIFLCLPFDLYRLWRYKPWLFGDFLCRFYQYINEGCTYATILHITALSIERYLAICLPLKAKVLITKRRVRSVIALIWTLALVSAGPFFFLLGVEQDMCKHTEYAVNSGILDIMIWVSTVYFFFPMFCLTFLYGFIGRKLWKNKGDIKGPNAANREKYHKQTVKLLACKHCIATCVARKD; encoded by the exons ATGGCGAATGCTTCCAACAGTACGTTCCGCTGCGACGAGTCCTGCCCTCTCTTTCCTGTCTCCACCCTGATCCCGGTGACGGTGGTCTGCATCGTGCTGTTCATCGTCGGAGTCACCGGCAATGCGTTGACTGTCCTGATCATCCGAAGATATAAGGACATGAAAACCACCACCAACCTCTACCTGTCCAGCATGGCCGTCTCGGACCTGCTGATCTTCCTCTGCCTGCCTTTCGACCTCTACCGCCTGTGGAGGTACAAACCCTGGCTCTTCGGGGATTTCTTGTGCAGGTTTTATCAGTATATCAACGAAGGTTGCACCTACGCCACCATTCTGCATATCACGGCTCTGAGCATCGAGAGGTACCTGGCCATTTGCCTTCCTCTCAAAGCCAAGGTGTTGATCACGAAGCGGAGAGTGAGGTCAGTCATCGCTCTGATCTGGACTCTCGCACTGGTGTCCGCTGGACCCTTCTTCTTTTTGCTCGGCGTGGAGCAGGATATGTGCAAACACACCGAATACGCCGTCAACTCGGGGATCCTCGATATTATGATCTGGGTCTCAACCGTCTACTTCTTCTTCCCCATGTTCTGCCTCACTTTCCTCTACGGGTTCATAGGGAGGAAACTGTGGAAAAACAAGGGCGATATCAAGGGTCCGAATGCTGCAAACAGGGAAAAATATCACAAACAAACAGTCAAGCTCTTGG CCTGCAAACACTGTATTGCAACATGCGTCGCTCGAAAAGATTAA
- the mlnr gene encoding motilin receptor isoform X1, which translates to MANASNSTFRCDESCPLFPVSTLIPVTVVCIVLFIVGVTGNALTVLIIRRYKDMKTTTNLYLSSMAVSDLLIFLCLPFDLYRLWRYKPWLFGDFLCRFYQYINEGCTYATILHITALSIERYLAICLPLKAKVLITKRRVRSVIALIWTLALVSAGPFFFLLGVEQDMCKHTEYAVNSGILDIMIWVSTVYFFFPMFCLTFLYGFIGRKLWKNKGDIKGPNAANREKYHKQTVKLLVVVVLAFVACWLPFHIGRNLFSTLSRSEGLDLFHFSQYFNVVCMLLFYLSASINPVLYNLISKKYRTAARKLLFSRQVRMWSMSSNRDTRDDTLGGTETNTSL; encoded by the exons ATGGCGAATGCTTCCAACAGTACGTTCCGCTGCGACGAGTCCTGCCCTCTCTTTCCTGTCTCCACCCTGATCCCGGTGACGGTGGTCTGCATCGTGCTGTTCATCGTCGGAGTCACCGGCAATGCGTTGACTGTCCTGATCATCCGAAGATATAAGGACATGAAAACCACCACCAACCTCTACCTGTCCAGCATGGCCGTCTCGGACCTGCTGATCTTCCTCTGCCTGCCTTTCGACCTCTACCGCCTGTGGAGGTACAAACCCTGGCTCTTCGGGGATTTCTTGTGCAGGTTTTATCAGTATATCAACGAAGGTTGCACCTACGCCACCATTCTGCATATCACGGCTCTGAGCATCGAGAGGTACCTGGCCATTTGCCTTCCTCTCAAAGCCAAGGTGTTGATCACGAAGCGGAGAGTGAGGTCAGTCATCGCTCTGATCTGGACTCTCGCACTGGTGTCCGCTGGACCCTTCTTCTTTTTGCTCGGCGTGGAGCAGGATATGTGCAAACACACCGAATACGCCGTCAACTCGGGGATCCTCGATATTATGATCTGGGTCTCAACCGTCTACTTCTTCTTCCCCATGTTCTGCCTCACTTTCCTCTACGGGTTCATAGGGAGGAAACTGTGGAAAAACAAGGGCGATATCAAGGGTCCGAATGCTGCAAACAGGGAAAAATATCACAAACAAACAGTCAAGCTCTTGG TTGTAGTTGTCTTGGCTTTTGTTGCCTGCTGGCTACCTTTCCACATTGGTCgaaatcttttctccaccctctcGAGGAGCGAGGGCCTTGACCTGTTCCATTTCAGTCAGTATTTCAACGTCGTCTGCATGCTGCTCTTCTACCTGAGCGCCTCTATCAACCCCGTCCTCTACAACCTCATCTCCAAAAAATACAGAACAGCGGCGCGCAAATTGCTGTTTTCCCGCCAGGTTCGCATGTGGTCAATGTCCAGCAACAGGGATACAAGGGATGACACCTTGGGTGGTACCGAGACGAACACCAGCCTCTGA